From the Daucus carota subsp. sativus chromosome 8, DH1 v3.0, whole genome shotgun sequence genome, one window contains:
- the LOC108199923 gene encoding palmitoyl-acyl carrier protein thioesterase, chloroplastic, whose protein sequence is MAATASTAFFSVSPASDASSGKPGGNVGGLPASVDARGIRSKSVSSKTLQVKASAQAPTKVNGSRVGVMEGLKSDDQISSSPPPRTFINQLPDWSMLLAAITTIFLAAEKQWTVVDWKPKRLDMLGDPFGLGRIVHDGLAFRQNFSIRSYEIGADRTASVETLMNHLQDTALNHVKQAGLLGDGFGSTPEMCKKNLIWVVTKMQVMFDRYPTWGDVVQVDTWVAAAGKNGMRRDWVLRDYNTGEILTRASSCWVMMNKETRKLSKLPDEVRAEIGSFFVDAPPVVDEDSRKLPKLTDNSADYIQTGLTPRWGDLDVNQHVNNVKYVDWILESAPQPIMESHELASMTLEYRKECNRDSVLDSLTSILNKGQGDLADHGHVECQHSLRLNDGAEIMKGRTEWRPKRGHGVSFDQFPSESA, encoded by the exons ATGGCTGCTACTGCCAGTACAGCATTCTTTTCCGTTTCTCCGGCATCTGATGCCTCTAGTGGCAAGCCTGGCGGAAACGTTGGAGGCCTTCCTGCAAGTGTTGATGCACGGGGAATCAGGTCGAAATCGGTTTCTTCTAAGACTTTGCAGGTGAAGGCCAGTGCACAAGCTCCAACCAAGGTTAATGGTTCCAGAGTTGGGGTGATGGAAGGCCTTAAGAGCGATGATCAAATATCTTCTTCGCCGCccccaaggacatttattaacCAGTTGCCTGATTGGAGTATGCTCCTTGCGGCTATCACAACCATTTTCTTGGCAGCTGAGAAGCAATGGACGGTGGTTGATTGGAAGCCAAAACGGCTTGATATGCTAGGTGACCCCTTTGGTTTGGGCCGGATTGTTCATGATGGATTAGCTTTCCGTCAAAATTTTTCCATTCGTTCGTATGAAATTGGGGCTGATCGGACTGCATCTGTGGAGACACTGATGAATCATTTGCAG GATACAGCTCTTAACCATGTAAAGCAGGCGGGGCTACTGGGTGATGGCTTTGGTTCTACTCCAGAGATGTGTAAAAAGAACCTCATATGGGTGGTCACCAAAATGCAGGTCATGTTTGATCGATATCCAACTTG GGGAGATGTTGTTCAAGTAGATACTTGGGTAGCTGCAGCGGGTAAGAATGGAATGCGTCGTGATTGGGTTCTTCGAGACTACAATACCGGGGAAATATTGACTAGAGCTTCTAG TTGTTGGGTGATGATGAACAAAGAGACAAGGAAGTTGTCCAAACTTCCAGATGAAGTCCGAGCTGAAATAGGAAGTTTTTTTGTTGATGCGCCTCCTGTTGTAGATGAAGATAGTAGAAAATTACCCAAACTTACTGATAACAGTGCAGATTATATCCAGACTGGACTAACG CCAAGATGGGGCGATTTGGATGTCAACCAGCATGTTAACAATGTAAAATATGTCGACTGGATACTTGAG AGTGCACCGCAGCCAATTATGGAGAGTCACGAGCTAGCTAGCATGACTCTGGAGTACCGAAAGGAGTGTAACAGGGACAGTGTGCTCGACTCCCTTACTTCTATTCTGAACAAAGGCCAGGGTGATCTGGCAGACCACGGCCACGTTGAGTGTCAGCATTCACTTCGACTCAATGATGGTGCTGAGATCATGAAGGGAAGAACCGAGTGGAGGCCTAAGCGTGGCCACGGAGTAAGCTTTGATCAGTTTCCATCAGAAAGCGCATAG